One segment of Corynebacterium atrinae DNA contains the following:
- a CDS encoding MarR family transcriptional regulator — MFAVHARYRGREARRADLVKRSAEALSTLDGVGEFELLGVEDIRAVVDSPRAVCDTIMALLSDGNWAIGVGLAPAEDGARREATASISRTARAGIVYVKQQASGTLADDIAATFALLGHVLSKRTIEGREATSLVRSGLNQNEAAEVLGISKQAMSQRLQAAGWQAETAGWQLAVNLLSQAES; from the coding sequence ATGTTTGCGGTGCATGCTCGCTACCGGGGCCGGGAGGCCCGCCGCGCTGACCTCGTAAAACGATCCGCGGAAGCGTTGTCCACCCTCGACGGGGTCGGCGAGTTTGAATTGCTCGGTGTCGAAGATATTCGCGCAGTTGTCGACTCGCCACGCGCGGTATGCGACACGATTATGGCGCTGCTGTCCGATGGCAATTGGGCCATCGGCGTTGGGCTGGCCCCCGCTGAGGATGGGGCAAGGCGGGAGGCGACGGCGTCGATAAGCCGGACCGCACGGGCCGGCATTGTTTACGTGAAGCAGCAGGCGTCGGGGACGCTGGCGGATGATATTGCTGCTACTTTCGCCCTCCTGGGGCACGTGCTGTCCAAGCGGACGATCGAGGGACGCGAGGCCACGTCATTGGTGCGTTCCGGGCTGAACCAAAACGAAGCCGCCGAGGTGCTGGGCATCTCCAAACAGGCGATGTCGCAGCGCCTTCAGGCGGCTGGGTGGCAAGCAGAAACCGCTGGCTGGCAGCTGGCGGTCAATCTACTCAGCCAGGCAGAAAGCTAG
- a CDS encoding TVP38/TMEM64 family protein produces MNRFGQFVGGVVHDAVAAVRGWSWQRRLLVVAGLVAFIAITALIDIPSIATLREWATAAGPSFMVLFWLGYVAVTQFPIPRTFLTLASGVLYGPWLGILLAISATTAAAALSLTIMRRLLGEWMRPRLNHPAVATINRRLEQRGWLAVTSLRMIAGVPFSVLNYAAALTSVPLWAFTIATFVGSLPGTVTTVVLGDALTGHLDPEVLVITLTLAGIGFLGLAVDQRLPVKPVP; encoded by the coding sequence GTGAATCGATTTGGGCAGTTTGTTGGCGGCGTGGTCCATGACGCCGTCGCGGCAGTCCGAGGGTGGTCGTGGCAGCGTCGTCTTTTGGTCGTCGCGGGTCTGGTTGCCTTCATCGCCATCACTGCCCTCATCGATATTCCGTCGATTGCCACATTGCGCGAATGGGCGACGGCGGCGGGGCCGAGTTTCATGGTGCTGTTCTGGTTGGGCTACGTCGCGGTCACCCAGTTTCCCATCCCTCGCACGTTTCTCACCCTGGCCAGCGGGGTACTCTATGGCCCTTGGCTGGGGATTTTGCTGGCTATTAGCGCCACAACGGCCGCCGCTGCGCTATCGCTGACCATCATGCGGCGTCTTCTTGGTGAGTGGATGCGTCCCAGGTTGAACCACCCGGCGGTGGCCACCATAAATCGCCGCCTCGAACAGCGGGGTTGGCTCGCGGTGACGTCGCTGCGCATGATTGCGGGCGTGCCATTCTCGGTCCTCAATTACGCGGCGGCACTGACGAGTGTGCCACTGTGGGCGTTTACTATCGCCACGTTCGTGGGTTCGCTGCCGGGTACGGTGACCACCGTCGTGCTTGGCGACGCCCTCACCGGGCATCTTGATCCCGAAGTGCTGGTGATCACCCTAACGCTGGCTGGCATAGGATTCCTTGGACTCGCCGTCGACCAACGCCTGCCGGTCAAGCCTGTGCCGTAG